Proteins co-encoded in one Papaver somniferum cultivar HN1 chromosome 5, ASM357369v1, whole genome shotgun sequence genomic window:
- the LOC113279500 gene encoding uncharacterized protein LOC113279500, producing MLENYRIFGLPIQQQKDNIYLSQEKYARNLVEKFELKGTTPMTTPMSTTGKLQFSPGEKSVDQKLYRSMIRSLLYLTATRPILHSVWDVARFHANPNKSHLKVVKRIIRYVNGTLDYDLSYSMDTNNSLLAYSDADWAGCVEVRKITSGGCFYVGQNFVAWHSKKQNSQSLSTCEAEYIVVGI from the coding sequence atgttggagaACTACCGTATTTTCGGTTTgccaatacaacaacaaaaagacaaCATttatctttctcaagaaaaatacgcCAGGAATTTAGTTGAGAAATTTGAGCTAAAGGGTACAACTCCTATGACAACACCAATGTCAACTACTGGAAAACTTCAGTTTAGTCCAGGAGAAAAATCGGTAGACCAAAAACTGTACCGATCCATGATAAGAAGTCTGTTGTACTTGACTGCAACAAGACCGATATTGCATTCAGTGTGGGATGTTGCCAGGTTTCATGCAAATCCTAACAAATCACATCTAAAAGTTGTAAAACGAATCATAAGATACGTTAATGGTACCTTAGATTATGATCTATCATATTCTATGGATACGAATAACAGTCTTcttgcctattcagatgctgactgggcaggatgtgtagaagttCGCAAAATCACATCTGGTGGTTGTTTCTATGTTGGTCAAAACTTTGTAgcctggcatagcaagaaacaaaactcacagtCTCTATCaacctgtgaagcagaatatattgttgttggTATTTGA